The Treponema sp. OMZ 790 genome includes the window TTTATAGGTTCTTCTTTTTTATTTTCCTCTTTTTCCATAAGGGAAGATGATAACATAAATAAAGGGAAGTGTCAAAGGCGGATAATTTAACAAGTCAGATAATTTAACCGCAGGGGGCGCAAAGCGTTGAGCACACGCTCAACTTCGCTAAGATTTTTTTTAAACTCTATCTATTACAAAAATTTTTTTTAATTTACTATTTTTTTCAAATAATAACTATAAATATAATAGGGAGGGGAAATATAAAAAATCAAGGAGAAGGCAAATGATAAAAAGATTTGAAGATTTAACATTTACAGATGACTTTATGTTTTGTAAGGTCATGCAAAATGAAGGCTTATGCAAAGCACTTATTGAAATGATACTATCCGATACAATAGGTAAAATTACATATATTTCGATACAGCATAATATTAAAAACTATGAACAGGCAAAGTCAGTGAGATTTGATGTTTTAGTACAGACAGAGAACGGTAAATTTTATGATATTGAAATGCAGGTAAGTAATGAGAAGAATACCCCCAAAAGAATGAGGTTTTACCAAGCAGCCATCGATATTTCGTTCTTGGATAAGGGCAATTCCTATAATAATTTAAATGACAGCTTTATAATTTTTATCTGTACTTTTGATGCTATCGGTAAAAACAAACCTGTTTATACTTTTGAAAACATCTGTCTTGAAGATAAAAACATATCTTTACACGATGGAACAAAAAAGGTTATAATAAATGCAGAGGCCTTTAAAAACACTAAAGACAAAGAATTAAAAGAATTTTTAGAATACCTTAAAACAGGTAAGGCGAAGAGCGAATTTACAAGGAGGATAGAAGAAATGATACAAACAGTAAAACAAAATGAACAGGCAAGGCAAGAATATAAATTAATGTCAACTTTTGAGATGGATATTAAGGATAGGGTTAAGCGGGAAACAGCAAAACTTATGAAAAACAGAGGTTATCCCATTTCCGAGATTTTGTTAATGACCGGACTTCCCGAATCAGAGATTGAGGAACTGTAAATTAGGGGAAGTACAGCCGGCGAAGCTTCAAGGCTAAGACACTTTTTCGGAGAAAGGTGTTTCACCTAGAAACTTCGTTGGTTGTTACCCTCCCCTAGAGCCCGTAGCGGCACCTTATAAGGTCCATACCGTTTTTTAGCTAAAAAATTTTCGAGCCGCTAAAGCGGCTGACACAGTGCAGGTCAATCTTATTTTAAAAAATTTACTGCACCCAACAACACATTTTGCCTGTTCGGTTTCACCGCTTTACCGCCATGGACGGCGGTGTTTCCAAACAGCAGTAAGTTTTTCGATAGAAAAACTTACTGTTGAGCAGTGTACACGGACGTACACTGCTCAACAGCCCTGAGCTGCTCAACCTTACCGGCAAAATATGTGAACTCAAGGCCGGCAAGCCAGGCGGAAGCCAACATCTTCGTACCTGTTGTCGGGGCCGTTGCCGAGCCGTATACCGACGACACAGTACTCCGCGCCATAGCGCCAGCCGTCGCCGCGCAAAACACGGTAAGAGCCTGACGCAGCACCTTGAGGATCGGTAACAATACCGCCTTGCTTATAAGCAGCATCGTTTGATGCAGGGTTATTATCATGCCAATCAAAACACCATTCCCAGACATTCCCGCTCATATCGTGTAAACCGAGTGCATTCGCCCGCTTTTTTCCTACAGGATGAGTTTTGCTTTCCGAATTACCAGAATACCACGCAACCACTCCCGTTTCAGCCGTATCCCACTTATTTTTCGCTCCGCTTGCACAGTCCAGTTTGGTAAGCCATACATCGCCGTATTGTTCCGCATTTTCGCTTTTGATTCCCTGCCAGCGGGCCGCGTACTCCCACTCCGCTTCGGTCGGAAGTCTAAAGCCTTTTTTACTCATATCGGCATAGGCTGCATCACAATCAGCTGTTGCCATTGCGTCTTTTAATACGGTAGGGTCGGTTTTGCTTTTGCGGTATACGCATTCTTTCGGAGCCTTTTGTCTTTTCCGTATACGCATTACACCACACTATGCAGTCCCGCCAGCTTACCATTGTTACAGGATGATTTTTGTTTGCTGTAGGAGGCTTGCCTATGTTTGCATAATTGGCATGATAACCTCCGCCGCCTGTGCCGTCCCAACCTTCAAGCCCTTTGTTTGCAAAGGTGTAGCCATTACTTTCTGCCCACTTACGCACTTGATACCATAACTCGTACGTTACCTCTGTTTTGCCCAGCTTATAGGGGCTCAGTTTTACCTTCCGGTCTTTAATAAATACACCTTTCCAACGTTCGCCATTTCCTGGTAAGGTGTAGTCAGGGTCAACGCCTATTATTCCGTTTGCAGGCGGGGTTATTGTTACAAAGCCGTCGCCTGAGTTACCACCTCCGCCGGAACTGCCGGAGTTACCTGAGTTTCCTACTCCGGAGCTCCCGCCTCCTCCGCCGCCCGCGTTGTTGGGGCAGGCGGTCATGCCAAATAGAGCAATAAGCGCTAAACCGGCAAATAAAATTGTTTTTACTTTGTGTTTCATAGAAACCTCCTTAAAATAGTTTGTTTTAAGGGGAAGGTTCCCCTTAGACCCCTCGGTTTTCTTAGGGAGAAAGAGGACACCTCGTTCAGAGCAAGGTTTTCTTCCCTCCCCTAATTTGGATTGAATTGTCCCAATCCGTAAGACATTCCTATTATTTCTTTGCGAAGTTGAGCGAAGCTCAACGCTTTGCGGGCGTTGCGGTTTTATTAAACGGTGTAATGTAAAAAAGCGCACGAAGGACGGGATTCGCTCTTGTGCACGTGGTGTACTGTGAGAATGATTGCAACTCGTATCGGTGTGTTTGTCTATCATTACGGTACAGTGTAACATGTTTCCACACAAATATCAACCTTATCGTAATATCAATTTTATCAAATTTATAATATCCTAAAATTAAAAAAAACGGTGTTCTTTCGTTGACAAGCTCTAATTTTATCTCTATTATATAATCCAAGATTTAGTAGGGAACCTCAAAACGGAAAAATTTATGTACAAAAAGAACTTGGATCTTACCGAAGGCGTAATTTGGAAAACTTTGATAATTTTTACTCTCCCTATTTTGGCAGGGAACTTTTTTCAGCACTTATACACGGCGGCCGATGCCGTTATTGTCGGAAAGTTTACAGGTAAGGAGGGCCTTGCTGCTATCGACTCCGTTTTCAGTTTATTAAAATTACCCATAAACCTTTTCGGAGGACTATCGGCAGGTGCGGCAATTATTATCTCCCAATTATTCGGTGCAAAAAAAACTAATGAACTTTTTGATGCAATTCACACTTCGATAGGCTTAACTCTTATCCTCGGCATAAGTCTTTCAATAATAGGAGTTCTTATTTCGCCCCTGCTTCTTTTTATGATGGGAGTTCCTCAAGATATTTTCGATATGACATTAAGCTATGTCAGAATTTATTTTGCCGGAATGGGAGTTTCTCTTTTTTATAATATCGGTTCGGGAATTTTGCGTGCAATGGGAAATTCCAAAACTCCGTTTTATGCTTTGATAATTTCTTCGGCATTAAACGTAATTTTAGACTTGATTTTTATAGGAATTTTTAATTGGGGAATAGGAGGAGCTGCACTTGCAACTGTAGTTTCGCAGCTTATAAGTGCCGTAATAATTCTTTTTGCTCTCACCAAAAAAAACGGTCACTGTCCTCTAATCCTTAAAAAGATAAAAATTGACAGATTTTCTTCCATCAATATTGCAAGACTGGGACTTCCTATCGGCATACAGTCCGCCTTTTTCCCCATCGCCAATATGATAATTCAGGCTACGGTAAATGGAACGGGAACATCCAATATTGCGGCTTGGGCTCTTTGCGGCAAACTGGATTTTTTAGTTTGGATTTTACTTGAAGCTATGACATCATCGGTTGCAACCTTTGTTGCGCAAAATTACGGTGCAAAAAAATACGAGCGCATCAAAGAAGTTGTGCGGTTAGGCCTTATTATGTCAGGCATCATAATAGGGAGTGTTTGTGCAGTTCTTTATTTTTGGAATGTGCCATTGGGAAAACTCTTTATCAACTCAAAGGACTATGAAGTTCTTATAATAACCGAAAGGCTCATGCACATCCTTGCTCCTTTTTATACGGTCTTTGTATTTGCAGAAATTCTTTCCGTTGCTATTCACGGAACAGGAGAAACGTTTAAGCCCATGCTCATAACCCTTCTGGGTGTTTGTGCTTCCCGTATTGCTTGGATATTTTTATTTGTTCCGATAAACCCCGTAATCGAAATGATTGTACTAGCCTTTCCTATATCGTGGACTTTAACAAGCCTTATATTTATAATTTATTATCTAATGTACAGGAAAAAATTATCTCGCGTACAATCACAGGAATATTTATCTACACCTTAAACTTTGCAATCTCCGAAGCAACCCCTATAGCCGTTTCTTTATTTAGGCTTGCAATATCGGTTACATCTTGAACAGTTTTGTTTACCTGACCTACGCCGGCAGACATTTCCGTCATGTTCTGAGTTATATTTTCAGAAAGAGATGAAAGATTTTTAAGTTCTTGTAGAATTTTTTCTATTTTGACAAGCATTTCATCAGAACCCTTTTTTACGGCTTGGCTTAGTTTTCCCATTCCGTGTATCTCATTTAGAACAGACTGCGCATCTTCAAGCTGTTCATTCATCGTGCGAATCATTCCGTCTTCTTGCCTGTAAATAAAATCCATCATCGAGCTTATTTTTTCAAACTGCTCGGAAACACGAGGCCCCACACCATTCAAATTTTCTATTTTAGTTTTTAATTCTTCCAAAACCTTTGTAATATTTTTTCCTTGTTCACCTGATTCTTCGGCAAGTTTTCTGATTTCATCCGAAACAACGGCAAAGCCCTTTCCGGATTCTCCCGCATGAGCCGCCTCAATCGCTGCATTCATTGCAAGCAGATTTGTCTGACTCGCCGTATTTTGAATAACCGAAATTGCATCCAAAAGACCTTCAGATTGCTCGGTTACAATGCGTGTAATATCTACAACCAGTTTTACGGTTTCTTTTCCTTGATGAGTAGTCTGCTCAAGTTCTTTAATGGCTTTTAAATTATACTGAGCCTTTCCTCGCACACCTTCAATATTTGAAACTATCTCCCCGACAGCCTTTGTAGAAGATGTAAAACTTTCAGCCTGATTATCTATATGAACATCAAGATCGGAAAGACCTTTTGAAATTTCATCTACACTGCCGACGGCTTTTTCTACACTGGAATTTTGTGTAAGAACCTGACCTCTGACACCTTCAATATTTGTTGTAATTTCATTCAAGGCGGCAGCCGATTCAATCATATTTGAAGATAAATTTTCGCATATTCCCTGCATCTTATCCGTATGATTCCCTATGCTTGAAAGAGCTGCACGAATTTTTTCGATTGCATGATTTAAAACTGCAGTTATATTTCCGATTTCATCTTTGGAAGTTTCAGCCCTTATTGTAAAATCCCCCTCGGCTATCTTATTAAATACCGAATTCATTTTAGCAAAGCGGGCAAACAAAAGTTTTAATGAAAATCGGCTCAACAAAATCATAATTACCAAAATACCTGCTGACCATATTATGGGAAGTTTTAAAATCGACAGCATCGGCGGAATAAAATCTTTTACTGGACTTGCAAGAATAATGGAATAAGGGAGATTCTTCAGTTGTTTTTTTGTGACAATTACCTTTCCTAAATTTTTATCCATGTAGGATATAACATTATCTAAACCATCAACAGGCACCCTTGAGCCGGTTGTGTCGCCGAGTTTTTTACCGATAAGATTTGTATTTGAACAAATAAGGAGTTTCTCATCATTACCCATAAAGCCCAGCCACGAATCTTCACTGGGAACCGATTTTTTCATTTCGTCAATTGCAGTATCCAAATTAACTGCAAGACCTGCAAAACCCAAAGACTGGCCCCGGCTTCCGACAATTCGACAATCAAACCAAAAATTCATATTTCCAAGGGTTTTATTATAATCGACATTATAAAACATATCCCCTTTTTCTTTTAAAAGTGAATAAAACCAAGCATCATCCGAGCCCGATTCCGACATTTGATCACGGACTATTTTTTTATCTTTATCAAAAACATAATAAGAACCTGTTAATTTGGAAGCGGCAAAACAGGTAGAAAACTCCTCTTGATTTGCAAGCTGTAAAATCATTTTCTTTACATCATCTCCATCTTTTTCATCTTCTTCATAAGATTCAAACCATCGGATAAGATTGCTTTGATTTGCAAAATTTTTTGACAGCATTAAACCGCTCTCAAGATCCCTTTGTAATTTGGAACATGATGAATCTAAAATGTAATACATATTACGATAAAAAGTCTTTTCGACATAGGATCTTGTATAATGAAGAGTTGAAGTTAAAGCTCCGCATACGGTAATAATCAAAGTAAGAGATAAAAACAAATTAACTGATGTCCTAATTTTCATAAATTCCTCAAACTAAATAGCAATATCTCATTTTACTACATTTTAGCAAAATTATCTAGTGTAAGCAAATCATCCGACAACGATGTTTTAAAATAATTTATGTATAGTTTTTTAAAAGCATCCAACTGCTCTTTCGACATTTTTTTTAATACCCCTGAGTTAATTATTCGAATCATTATTTTTTTTTTGTTCTTCTTCTTCTAAAGGCGAACTTTCAGTAAACGGAATGACCGGTTTATTTCTTTTAAATTTCTTCCAATTTTCTATTATGTGCTCCACATCACTAATATGCATAACCATACTTGACATTTTTAATAATGCAAAATTGTTTTCAAAAAACAATCGTTTTTGTTGTCGACTGACATCCAAAACATCATTATAATAACAGAATCCCACACTAACAAGTTCATCCCAATGCTTTTCAAGACCATTTAATAACCGTATTTGAAATTTATTATGAAAATGTCGATATAAAAGGCTTACAGAACTATCTGCTACCAAGGCTGTAAGCATCAGCCATGAATTTTCCACAGCTTTTTTCATATACCATGACACAACATCAGATGTATAAACTTCATCATATAAAATATAATCACTTAAAACTGACGGAAAAAACGCATTCGGTACTGCACGTGTAGGATATCCATCAACCATTACGATTGGCGTATCTTCCGTAACTTCCATCATTTTATCCGGAGCTTGTATTTTTTTTATAAAATTCTTCATAAAAACTATATTATGATTTTTTAACGGCCTTAATCTTTTTATAACTTCGTTATATGATCCGAATAATATGCTAGGTATTTTCATTTAAATATTCCTATATTTTTTATAATCTAGTGAATTTAATTCCACATACCGGATATAAGAGCTTATCTAAATCAGCATACTTCACATTGGACGAAAAGTAAATATCAGAATCAATCATATAAAAGACTCTTCCTTTCCCAGCCCTTAAGAATCCCGAACCGTTCTTATAACTTTTATTATTGCACAAAACATAAAAGTAAGCAAGAGACTACAGTGTATTTGTTTAGAACTTGTACCTATGTTTCAATCGCTGTCCGAATGAGATAGTTGGGCTGTGAAAAAATGCTAAGCTTTGTTTTCATAATATTTTTCTCTTGTGCTAACCAATTTATCAATTAATATTTTATCTCCACATTTTCTAATTTTTTATTCTTTATGCAAGGCATGATTTTAGTTATTTATACAACTATTTATGACAAGGCCTTAGAACTCACTGCAAAGCACCTCCAATACCAAGAAACAGAAGAAAACCAATACAACATAATATGTAAATCACCAAAATTCTTATATCTTCAGGATACGCTTTCATATACTCCCATTCAATTGACGTCCACCATTTTCCCATTGTTCCATCCTCAATAAGCCTGTCATAAATATAAACTCGAATTACAACAGCTGCTATGAAACATATACCGCATAAGATGAATGAAATAGTTGATAATACTTGACGGATTAATTGTGCATTCATTTTAACCTCTTTAATAATTCTTCATTAGTGATATAATAAATATGAAACTTGTACAGTATAAGTGAACAAGTTAAATTGCTAATTTATAGTAAACATCATTCGGGCATTGATAGCCGATGCTCGAATGAAGCCTTGCACTGTTATAATAAAGCTCAATATATTTGACGATGGTCTGCTTTGCCTCATCAAATCTCATATGCCGTATTGAAAGCATTTCCCGCTTTATCGTCTTCCAAAAGCTCTCTATTGGCTGATTGTCCTGCGGTACCCCGGGTCGTGAAACACTTTTGATAAAGCCTGCTTTTTCAACTAACTCTGTCGTCTCTTTCGAGGTAAACTGTGCCCCTCCATCAGAATGATAATAAGGTTGTTCGGCAAGATGAGGGTTCCTTCCATGCGCCATTTTAAAAGCATCATGGACGATGCTCTCCCTCATGTGTAAAGATATAGCCCACCCTACAATACGCCTTGTTCCTACATCAATTATTGCGCAAACATAAAGCTTTCTGTTTGCTATCCTAAACTCGCTTATATCAGAACTCCACAGTTTATTAGGTATAGTTATGGAAAACTTATCTTTAATCAAATTCTGCCTCATAATTTTTTCTTTCCTCTGCATTTTCTTCTGCTGTACCGCTTTTTTACTCTTCTTTCTGCCTCCTTTGGCTATTAACCCATATTTTTTCAAGATACGGCTGATTTTCCATTCGCTCACCCTTATTCCATTACTGGCGAGCTCTTTTTTTATCCGTATCCTTCCTGAATTGCCGTCATTTCTTTTAAATGTGGAAATGATTGCTTTTTCAAGTGCAATTTCTTCTTCTTTCACCGTTTTTTCTTTACGGTAATAGCTACTGCGCGAAGCTGTGAGTATTCGGCATACTATGCTCACCTTTTCTTTTGGAAAAACTTGTTTGGTTATTTTAACCCGTTCGCTTCTTGTTCCGCATAGTATGCCCGAAGTTTTTTTAGGATTTCATTCTCCAGTTTCAAATACTCGTTTTCTTTTTGTAGTTTCTTCAACTTCGCATCTTCACTACGCAGCTTACCGGAACCGACAAAAGCTTCATCTCCATAGGTTTCATACAGACTTATCCACCGATACAGAAGCTGCAAACCTACATTAAACCTCTCGGCTACCATTTTCACAGGCATCTTTGTTTCAAGCACCATCCGGCACGCTTGCTCTTTCATTTCTTTTGTATAATTTTTGTAAACTCTTCCCATAATATTCCACATTATATTTGTTTACTTTTATTATACAAGTTTCATCCATTATAAGCATATCTCCATTCTTTATTTCCATTTGTTTACAACATAGGGTAACCCGAATTTCTTAACTAAAATTGAATATTTATTTTTAGCAATAAAATCATCAATCATCTACATTCTCAAGAATTTTCATTTCTTTCCAGTCTCCGGGTTTTGGAATATGTTTGCCGCCGATAAAGAAACCTTCCAAATAATAATCACTCAAATACTCTCCTTTAAAGATCATTTTCTTCTTCAATATAGGCATAATCAACATCTCCATAGCTTACATGAAGCACAGCCAAATCTTCGGCTCCCATTGTCTTCACATCTTTGATGCCTACAGCTAAAATCCGTGCTAAAATCTTATGTTTCCCATCATTTCGAGCAATTACAAACTGCAAAAACTCACCATGCGGGTTACTTATAAAATATAACAACTCTGTATCATGTAACGGTAATTCCATATCCACCATCCAAAATAATAATATAAAAACGCCTTTAAAATCTCGTTAGATTTTTAGAAGGCACCTCATCATATATCATTCCATACATTACGCCTGCATCGTCTTTGTATTTTTTACTCCGCACACTTGAAAAGCCGCTTGCAAGTACCAAAATTATAAGTAATAAACAAAATATGAGCCTATCATACCCATATTGGGTTGTCAAGGCTTAAATTCTTAAAAAATCATTTTTTCACCTTTTTGAGATATTAGGTAAATATTATAAACTTAAACACACAGCCGTAGCCGGGCGAATTTTTTCAATTAAGATTGCTAAAAGATATTGGCAACATTGTCAAAATATATTATAATATTTATGTGAGTCTTTGCAGAAAAAAATTGCCGGTAATACGTTTTTTGGTCCTCTTTTTTGTACTTTTGTTTTGTTGTACAGCCTTTTTTTCGTGTGTCAGCACAAAAAAATCGACGGTTGAAGACGCCAAAATAGATGCTATTGAGCAAAACGGATCAACTTTACGCCCCATAGGTGAAGGCACTATTCTTTCTCTCCCCGGAAAGGATGAACTTGCCGAAAAAAGACTTGACTCAAACCTTGCTGCCCTTATCGAAAAAGGATCCCCTGCAAGTCTAAAAGAAGCAGTTCTTTTTATTCAAAATGACAGTAAAGGGCTTACAAGCGAAAATAAACTCTATCTTAAAATAATCGCCGATATAATGTATTTGGCATATCCTCTTGAAACAAACGGTATAAAGCCTCCCATATCCAATGAAGATGAACCATATCTGAGGGCTTTAAGAGAGGTAAAAAGCGGACTCTACCCTGCCTCTACAAAAAAAGACGGATTTTTAAACCTGATAATCCCTGCATTGGTTTTAACTTATGACGATTTTTCTGAAACTCTTCTTACCCCCTATGCCGATGACATTGAGTCGAGGCTTATATCGGCTCAAAAATCCAATCCAAAATCCGTTTTGGTTTATTACCTTTTAGGTCTTTTCAAAGAAAAAACCAATAAACTAACGGAAGCCGTTAAGTTATACCAAAAAGCATGGCAAATCGACTCCTCTTGTTACCCGGCAGGCTTTAAATACGGACACTTTGCGGCAGAAGCCGGAGACGGAAACGAAGCCTTAAAAATAGCGGATACGCTCAATTCCGCATATACCGAAAATACCGAAGTAAAACTCTTATATGCTCAAGCCCATATAGCAAAAAAAGATTTAAACAATGCCTCGGATAACATCGTATCTGTTTTAAAAAAAGAACCCGAAAATATTTCGGCTCTCCTTTTGAGGATAAGAATCTTAATAGAACAAAAGGAATACCTAAAAGCGAACGCACTTTTGGATGCATATTCAACAAAAAATAAAACTGCAAAAAATTATCTTCTATACCGTGCACGTGTTACAAGAGAATGGAATAAGAACCTTATACGGGCATCGGAATTTTTAACGGAAGCATACAAATACTATCCTGAAGATTTTAACGTTCTTCTATCCTGTGCCGAAATTTGTTTTGAAGCTTCGACCAAAATCGATAATAAACCGGCAGATTTTTTTATCCGGAAAGTTTTGGGTGCTTATCCCGACAATGCAGCAGCCCTGGCCCTTTTGGTAAAAAACGATATCAATAACGGAAACTGGAAGCAGGCAGTCGAATCGGCAGAAGATTTAACAGCCAAATACCCAAGCAATGCAAATAAAGAAATCCTATTAACGGCATACCTCGGAGGAGGCCAATCAGCCAAGGCTTTAAATCTTGCAAAGCAGCTTTATTCGAATACAAAAAATCATTCAAACGCCTTTATAAACCTTTATATTGAAACTTTGTATGCTGCAAAAGATTATCAAAGCATAAAACAAATCATAAATCAAAAAATGAAAGGTGCCGATTCAGAACTTAAATCTATTTTGTACTACTATAATGCAAAATTGGAACAGGGGAATCCAAGCGAGTATCTTAATTTCCTGCAATCAAGCCTTTTATCAAATCCGCGAAACAAGAACTCTCTTTTTGCAATGTATGAATGGTATCTAAAAAACAAAGACTATAAAAAGGCAAAATATTATCTTGGGCAAGTATTGGCTTTAGATCCTTCAAACAAGAATGTTATCAATTTATCTGAAAACTTAAACAAATTACTTGCCGATTGATAGAAAAAAGTGTATTATATGAAATATAGAGTGTTTTATCACTCGATTAAGGAGTATAACATATGGATAAATATGTATGTGATTTGTGCGGATATGTATATGACCCGGCCTTAGGTGATCCCGACGGCGGTATCGCACCCGGAACAGCATTTGAAGATATACCTGATGATTGGGTATGTCCCCTTTGCGGAGTAGGAAAAGAAAGCTTTACAAAGGTATAAGGCATAAACCGAGCCGGCTTTAAAACCAAGGCCGGCTTTATTTTATAAAAATAGTTTTATAAAGCCGCTATAGGAGGTTAAAATGGAAATAAGGGATTTTATAAATACAATAGGTTATGACGGTAATTCGGCCATAGTGGATAAGGCAAGACTTTCAAAAAATTCGAATAAAAATATTGACGAGCTTCTCCAAACCGGAGCTTTTAGAGCTGCCGCAGCCTATGCCGTTTATACGGAATCCGAAGATGACCTTCAAAAAGTTGCTGACGAGTATAACAAACTATCCAATTCAAATTATAAAAAAGAACAAATAAAACGCCTTTTCGGCGTATCCAAGGTTGAAGTAAAAAAGAAATTGGCTTGGTAATTTTTTTATTGTTCTAAATAAAAAACCATGCAAGCTTAAAAATAAGCCCTGCATGGTTTTATTTTTTATCCTATTTAAATTATTTTTCGCTTAAAAGCATTGTTTTAGCATCAAAAGAAGAACCTGTATCCGAGGCTCCGTTTCCATGCTCTTTTAAGGTCTTAATCTTTACAAAGTCTCCGTCAT containing:
- a CDS encoding Rpn family recombination-promoting nuclease/putative transposase yields the protein MIKRFEDLTFTDDFMFCKVMQNEGLCKALIEMILSDTIGKITYISIQHNIKNYEQAKSVRFDVLVQTENGKFYDIEMQVSNEKNTPKRMRFYQAAIDISFLDKGNSYNNLNDSFIIFICTFDAIGKNKPVYTFENICLEDKNISLHDGTKKVIINAEAFKNTKDKELKEFLEYLKTGKAKSEFTRRIEEMIQTVKQNEQARQEYKLMSTFEMDIKDRVKRETAKLMKNRGYPISEILLMTGLPESEIEEL
- a CDS encoding MATE family efflux transporter; the encoded protein is MYKKNLDLTEGVIWKTLIIFTLPILAGNFFQHLYTAADAVIVGKFTGKEGLAAIDSVFSLLKLPINLFGGLSAGAAIIISQLFGAKKTNELFDAIHTSIGLTLILGISLSIIGVLISPLLLFMMGVPQDIFDMTLSYVRIYFAGMGVSLFYNIGSGILRAMGNSKTPFYALIISSALNVILDLIFIGIFNWGIGGAALATVVSQLISAVIILFALTKKNGHCPLILKKIKIDRFSSINIARLGLPIGIQSAFFPIANMIIQATVNGTGTSNIAAWALCGKLDFLVWILLEAMTSSVATFVAQNYGAKKYERIKEVVRLGLIMSGIIIGSVCAVLYFWNVPLGKLFINSKDYEVLIITERLMHILAPFYTVFVFAEILSVAIHGTGETFKPMLITLLGVCASRIAWIFLFVPINPVIEMIVLAFPISWTLTSLIFIIYYLMYRKKLSRVQSQEYLSTP
- a CDS encoding methyl-accepting chemotaxis protein, with the translated sequence MKIRTSVNLFLSLTLIITVCGALTSTLHYTRSYVEKTFYRNMYYILDSSCSKLQRDLESGLMLSKNFANQSNLIRWFESYEEDEKDGDDVKKMILQLANQEEFSTCFAASKLTGSYYVFDKDKKIVRDQMSESGSDDAWFYSLLKEKGDMFYNVDYNKTLGNMNFWFDCRIVGSRGQSLGFAGLAVNLDTAIDEMKKSVPSEDSWLGFMGNDEKLLICSNTNLIGKKLGDTTGSRVPVDGLDNVISYMDKNLGKVIVTKKQLKNLPYSIILASPVKDFIPPMLSILKLPIIWSAGILVIMILLSRFSLKLLFARFAKMNSVFNKIAEGDFTIRAETSKDEIGNITAVLNHAIEKIRAALSSIGNHTDKMQGICENLSSNMIESAAALNEITTNIEGVRGQVLTQNSSVEKAVGSVDEISKGLSDLDVHIDNQAESFTSSTKAVGEIVSNIEGVRGKAQYNLKAIKELEQTTHQGKETVKLVVDITRIVTEQSEGLLDAISVIQNTASQTNLLAMNAAIEAAHAGESGKGFAVVSDEIRKLAEESGEQGKNITKVLEELKTKIENLNGVGPRVSEQFEKISSMMDFIYRQEDGMIRTMNEQLEDAQSVLNEIHGMGKLSQAVKKGSDEMLVKIEKILQELKNLSSLSENITQNMTEMSAGVGQVNKTVQDVTDIASLNKETAIGVASEIAKFKV
- a CDS encoding IS3 family transposase, encoding MLCGTRSERVKITKQVFPKEKVSIVCRILTASRSSYYRKEKTVKEEEIALEKAIISTFKRNDGNSGRIRIKKELASNGIRVSEWKISRILKKYGLIAKGGRKKSKKAVQQKKMQRKEKIMRQNLIKDKFSITIPNKLWSSDISEFRIANRKLYVCAIIDVGTRRIVGWAISLHMRESIVHDAFKMAHGRNPHLAEQPYYHSDGGAQFTSKETTELVEKAGFIKSVSRPGVPQDNQPIESFWKTIKREMLSIRHMRFDEAKQTIVKYIELYYNSARLHSSIGYQCPNDVYYKLAI
- a CDS encoding transposase, whose protein sequence is MGRVYKNYTKEMKEQACRMVLETKMPVKMVAERFNVGLQLLYRWISLYETYGDEAFVGSGKLRSEDAKLKKLQKENEYLKLENEILKKLRAYYAEQEANGLK
- a CDS encoding tetratricopeptide repeat protein, yielding MPVIRFLVLFFVLLFCCTAFFSCVSTKKSTVEDAKIDAIEQNGSTLRPIGEGTILSLPGKDELAEKRLDSNLAALIEKGSPASLKEAVLFIQNDSKGLTSENKLYLKIIADIMYLAYPLETNGIKPPISNEDEPYLRALREVKSGLYPASTKKDGFLNLIIPALVLTYDDFSETLLTPYADDIESRLISAQKSNPKSVLVYYLLGLFKEKTNKLTEAVKLYQKAWQIDSSCYPAGFKYGHFAAEAGDGNEALKIADTLNSAYTENTEVKLLYAQAHIAKKDLNNASDNIVSVLKKEPENISALLLRIRILIEQKEYLKANALLDAYSTKNKTAKNYLLYRARVTREWNKNLIRASEFLTEAYKYYPEDFNVLLSCAEICFEASTKIDNKPADFFIRKVLGAYPDNAAALALLVKNDINNGNWKQAVESAEDLTAKYPSNANKEILLTAYLGGGQSAKALNLAKQLYSNTKNHSNAFINLYIETLYAAKDYQSIKQIINQKMKGADSELKSILYYYNAKLEQGNPSEYLNFLQSSLLSNPRNKNSLFAMYEWYLKNKDYKKAKYYLGQVLALDPSNKNVINLSENLNKLLAD
- the rd gene encoding rubredoxin, which gives rise to MDKYVCDLCGYVYDPALGDPDGGIAPGTAFEDIPDDWVCPLCGVGKESFTKV